TGATTAAATATACCCTTGCCGTTAGTAGAGTTGTTAGAAATACCCCCAATTTAACGGAAGTGACACATGGCAAGTCAGATGTGAAAAATGACCAATTAAATGTGACCATGTGGCATTTATGCAATTTATTTTAAAAACTAATTTCTTAATTAAAAGAAACTAATGTATTTCATCTTTAAAAACCCTTAGAACCCTGCACTATTTATTTGCACTCCCGCCAGCGGCGGTGACGGAAGTGTTACCTTTGAACAATTCAAGAGGATGATAATTGGGGCTTAGTTTCTCAGTCTGCTTAATTTGCAATTAATGGCAGGCGTTTAATTGAGCTTATTTCAGTAGATTAGAAGATAAAATCTGTCAGTTTCGTTTGACATATTGATTTCTATAATAGTTTCATATGTGGTGAGAGTGTTAATAGGAATTCGATTGACTAAAGTTGAATACTCGAATATCATTATATCATTCATCCTTAGTTCGAAAACGTCAAATTGCGTAGTTTGTTTTCTTTTCATTGTTTAGTGACGTGCATTGCATATTTCATCttctgcgttttttttttttttttttgttggttcaTAGTAAGTGCTTTAATTTGATGGGTTTAGATCTTGGAGGGGTGCACAAGAAGGAGGACAAATTCCTTGCTGACAATTATGCCATATTGCCTTTGATTAAGTTCCGGAAAAATTCCGGCCACCATCACCGGCGGGAGTAGAAAAGGAAGCAGGGGCAGGgttacaagttttttttttttttttaatgaaatatTAGTTTTTAAAATAAATTGCAAAAATGCCGCATGGTCACATTTAATTGGTCATTTTACACATCTAACTTGCCATGTGTCACTTCCGTTAAATTGGGGGTATTTCTAACAAATTTATTAACGGTAGGGTATATTTGATCACTTTCGCTAACGGAGGGTAAAATTGACTAATAAACTAAAATAGAAAGAtatatttgatccttttcccTATTATAAAACATCACAGTGCCACCCAGAATAACATGAAGGCTACAGTGCCAACGGTTAGGCCCCTGATTTTCCACCTACAGGAGTGTAGGCTCGAACCCCTACTGCAACActtcttttttcttccttttttctttctcACATGAATATGGTAATATGCTTAACAAATGAACAAGTTTTTATTTATCTTCTCCTatttctcttccttttttttaaggATACAATCTCAATCTCAGCAAGACAGTAAATAGTTGTCTTCTTTCATAAAAACTGTTTCTCTTCTCCCGAATCTTCTCATCTCTCTTTGTCAAATATTAATTTTCTCTGCTGCTCTCTTCCGTCATTGTTTCTTATCTTtaattttacaagttattttattttatttaaatggTTTAACAAAATGCAAAAGAAAAGGGTATGCTTAGTATTGATTCACactaattaaaaataataattatggtATAGTAGCAATTATGCTTGTAAGCTTGAGTTGATGTACCTATATAAGGGTAATTTTTTCTATATAATATTTCTCTACGTAAACTGAAAAGATAAATAACTCAATCTGCAATCCAAAATTGATAAAATCGATCAAAAGTTTAATTACTCTATTAATTGGACCGTGTAAATTGCGATACGTCTACATTTACAGCACAGTGGCACCCGGAACCTCCAAATTCTGAATCCACCTCTGATTAAGAGTAATTAACTTGTACAATTTTCATGTATGTATCGCCATTTGAAGAGTTGCTTTTAGTAGTTTAGTAGTCTAATTTATTCATTTACCTAATTTCGTTTAGACTGTCCCTTTGCACTACTTTCATCTTCTTTCACAATTCCACTCACGACTCAAGATGGTTTTATGACTCTTTTCTTCtcttccttttatttttattttaaatttaaatttgtgTGATATCATTTTTCCTAATTTCAATTTATATTTGTGTGATATTATTTTTCCTAATTTAAATTTATGTTTGTACATGTGATATTATTTTTCCTATTTTTGTTCTATTTTACATAAGCATTGAGTCAAATACGATCCAAAGCATTTAACTCCGACCCTATGCAGAAACATCATAAACTCAAACACATGTTTCTACAATAAGTTTCAAGAGGTACTAATATTTGTGAGCAACCCATACTATTTTGCAAGAAGGAAAATCATTTTCGTAGTGTTTCGATGCAAATTCAATTCATGTAATTCAACAGAAATTATCGCTTCACACTgatatatttattaattattttaagaaaatatataaTATTGGATGTTTATCATTTCGAGGTAAGACATACAAGTCCTGATGAATTCTTATATTTAGTAGTACATTTTTCAATTTCTTTTAATCTATTTGTTTTTAATTTAATATACCACTGTAGGCCTCCCTAAAAGTACAAATGCGTAATTGGGCTTTTGAAAACGTTCAGACGCATTTTGGTAATCTCACTTCAAATTTAGAATGACGGTGTGGACTCTAGAGTTAATTGAATAACAAGACACTTATCCTTTTCACGAATTTAccctttaatctttaattttgATTTTATAACCTTAaacaacattttttttataatacgTATGCTTTTTAAGAAAAGTTTTCCCATTAATGTATGCTACACACGCAATAAGCGTGTTCAGAGACTAGTAAATATAAATTACATACAATAATAGGATAACTTTGTTTTGAGATGTTTTTCTACTATCAATTTAATGCTTCAAACGAACTATTGCATGAACTTAATTAGTCAACTAATAATTAAATGATGTTGAAATATGGTTATCCATAAAGTAATCGATCTACTAATGCAATCTCgatatatataaaattaattattatttttctttgacATGGCCTTGTGAAACTTTGTTGTAACATAGAATTATAATTAAAAAGAAGTTATCCATAAGAATTCTATTTATGATCATATAATAATACATGATAGTTTTGAATGTATCCAAAGAAGAAAGCGGCAAAATCTCCAAGAATTTTGGTTTTCTCTCCTATAAATATACTAACTAATTATGGAATAGGAACTTCTACTTGGAATGCTAATAAGGTGAGAAAAAGAGCACaccaatatatataaataaatgaaAAGGAGGATTTGCAGAAAAATGAACCATGCATCATGGAAAATAATGCTTCTTATTATTTTCTTCCATGTCCAACACACATCAGCAGATCTTGTAGATGTTGTTTGTAAAACAACTCAAAATTATAAACTTTGTGCTGAATCTCTCAGATCAGATCCTCGTAGTTTGAATGCAGATGCAAAAGGCCTCGCACTTATCATGATTCAATTGGCTTTGTACAAGACCACTCGCAATATTGTTTATATCGAGCGACAAATGATTGAGCTGAATAAACTTGATGATTTAACTTCCCAGCAATGCCTTCAAGTTTGCTATAAAAAATACAACTTTATTGTAAATTATTTCATCCTAAATGCCATTAAAGATTTGTACTTGAACAGGTATCGCGATGCAACTTTTGCTATTGCACTGTCTGGTCGAAATATTTCAAGTTGTGCAGATACTTGTGTGAACTCTCCTTTCTTTAACTTGGCAAATAGGAGCAATGAATATGCATATTTTGTTCAAGTAGTTGCCGATGTAATAGACTTTTTGTATGATTAAATATTATTCTTTTTTTATCTCAGAGAAGGACAAGATATCTTAAAAAGAAAACACCCAAAAATTAAAAGCAAGAACAAAATTGAGAAAGCAAACATAATTTGCTATATATGACATAACGGCGGCAATTATTTTAATTTAACACTAGCATATGGTTGTATAAATTCAATAATTAGATAACCATTCTCTCTTTCTTCACAAAACAAATGTTATAAAGTCCTTTGTTGGTAAAAGAGTTATTTCCAAttaatttatatttaaaattttatattaGCCGAAGAATATGAaatcaaaattaaaatattttctaacaagaaaaaaaattgtagtTATAAGTTATAAGATATCACAATAATAAAATCAAATTGTTGTTATTTATTGAATTTAACCAACAACACTACTGTTGTTGGTAAAAAGATGTTGCAAATTTCATACTTTGTTGTTGTGCTTATAGTTAATTGCCTATAttctttaattattatttttcaagtGTTAATTTAACAAGAAAGTAATTAATGGAATTGGTCTTATCACGTAATGAGATGATCTCTCTGTTTTGGATCATAGCACATGAACTTTTCTGATAAGGTAGTATTTATTTGGTATTAATTATTGGCATATTGCCATTTGTAGTCCAATAATTTTGTTTGCGTTATTTAAGGCGGGGATAAATATGAAAAAAGGTCAACATTAAACATTTTATCATTATAATTTGTAGTCTAGTAATTTGTTTGTGTTATTTAAGGTGGGGATAAGTGTGAAGTAAAGTGCTACTTTAAAGTTTAAACGTTTATCAATATAATCATTATAATGgtcaattttttctttttatgttcttttaaaACTTCGTTTGCATCCTTGTTATATGCCTCCTTATATCTAAAATTTCATCTGTAACTTTTTTTGTCTTTTAATTATTCTATTATGGTTGAGTTTAAAGTCCACAAAAATGCATTAAGTGAGGGACTTTAAAGATGAATTATGaattgggaaatggagggaaacaaaagtgaagggaaatgaaagtttgaaaaaTAACCTTTCAAATGAGTACTTCTCCCACATTGGTGGTTGAAAGTgttatgtgtgtgcttatattaAGCAACACATTCTCTAGCTCATAAAGGGTTGAAAAGATGATCACCCCTCGCGTCGTCGTTGTCGCTCGGCTTCGACTTCGGCTTCGGTcaaatgattgattgataatctttttgaaCCAAATTTGTTTTATTTCCATTTTCGTTACTTAATATTTCCAATCTTGATATTAATTAATTCACGCGaaatttaacttaattaattaaattcacGGAATTATTTTTCCCAACGGAATTAATTATTTCCGAACAGACATAACGATGACCAACAATCATCTTCTTCACCGAACAGGCACTTTCACACCTGTTCAGCAAAATAGCAGGCTATAAATTTTTAGAGGCTTCGCCTCATTTTTCAATTACTGAAACGAAAAATTCTGAAATTTTTGCTTTCTGACAaatagtcccccccccccccccccctccctctcaTACTGCGTTGTTTCAAAACAAGAAATTAGTAAATGTCGTGTGATTGCTACCATTCGTTGAGTTTGCTGAAATTCTGCAATTTCCATTGCCGGTATTGCATAATAGaatttcgttctatcctgggaagaattaatccaaacctttggcaactgtgaggtgattaaattctttaaggaaACACAGTTTTCTGTGGGCTCAAAATAAACATATTGTTCTTTACTTTTTGCAAACAGATCATAATTTGATTAACAAGAATCACAAACTTAAAGAATTTAATGATAATTATACTTCTGTTTCATCTAACATTCTGTTCTGGTTGGAGACTAAAATCCTCGGAGTTTCTACTCCAGTAATCTACacgatttgaagatataaaaacttcatcgagaTTATTACTTTGTGTGTTCGATTAGAagaatataaaaacttcatcgagaTTATTACTTTGTGTGTTCGATTAGAagaatataaaaacttcatcaacATTATTACTTTGTGCGTTCTATTTATTGACTTTGGTTTTGTTTTGTTGTCTAACAGAAAGTGGTTGATACCACTGCCGAGAACGCTACTGGTTCTGGTGCAACGACTGTCGCCTCTTCCAATCGCACCATAATTATCCCTGCAATGGCTGCGACAAAAAAGCCCGAAAAGTTTTCTGGCATCGACTTTAAACGCTAGCAACATAAAATGTTCTTCTACTTAACAACCCTTAGTTTGCAAAAAATTATTACTGAGGAAGTTCCTGTTCTACCAGAAGAGACTCCGGACAACGAGCGTTTCATCGTGACAGAGGCATGGAATCATTCTGATTTTCTATGTAAAAACTATATTCTCAATGGGCTGGATGATGGTCTATATAATGTCTATAGCGGCTGTAAGATGTCTAAGGAATTATGGAATGCTTTGGACAGGAAATATAAGACCGAGGATGCTGGGTTGAAGAAGTTTGTTGCTGCGAAGTTCTTGGAATTTAAAATGGTAGATAATAAATCTATCATGTCGCAAGTCCAGGAACTTCAAGTGATTACACATGATCTGCTTGTGGAAGGAATGGTAGTCAATGGAGCTTTCCAAGTTGCGGCCTTTATTGAAAAATTGCCTCCTTTATGGAAGGATTTCAAAAACTACTTAAAGCACAAACGTAAGGAAATGACATTAGAAGATCTAATTGTCCAGCTTAGAATTGAGGAAGACAATAGATCTGCTGAGAAGAAGGCCAATGGCAAACAAGCAATAATGGGGGCAAACATCGTTGAAATTGCCCCTACAAATTCAAAGAAAAGGAAGCGGGGCTTCTGGAGGGAAGAAGGTTCCAAGcaagaagtgtcacgacccagccccgtgggccgcgactggtgccctacttggacacccagacagacaaacataccaaatcgtaacacacttatccaaatcgaatacatacagatagcatatacggccacaaatactatatgccgtctcaaactatgtcaaactgtttcaaacacatttcaacgcaaccgtgtgcggacatatatatatataacgaaaagccggcaaggctgtcaaatatgtcaaaagccgacaaggctatcaattggcacaacgacccaaaacatatacaaaccgcacgccaacaaggctgccataacgaaagagatcatataaacacaactgtacggaagtaggcacacacacccacaaatacgtctacagacctctaaacagacaaaccgaatcatatggcgggacagggccccgccgttcccctgaacaaatacatatatacatagcgaacgaatatataccaaaatgtgtgctctgaaatgagaagagcactccaaacagcagaagagggtgtcctaaatgggtagatcaccaaactgtgcgtctgtacctgcgggcatgaaacgcagccccccgaagaaagggggtcagtacgaaatatgtactgagtatgcaaagcagaatgtacagaaagcaaatctgagacataaacgaaatggaagtaccaaacataagtgcaaatccaacatatcaaaatttgcttactttaaaaaatatgtaagtaatgcatagggtacagaagaatatggtcgcccacccgtcgatggcgccataacacagcataacaccagaaagtttcaaatctccgtatccccgtcacatatcacaccacaacataacaccaaatatatgtggaacccgaccctcattagcgagtagctcggagaaccataacacagcataactccggagtatatcaaagcgcgcacgataacagaaccggcccgggaaccggcgaaagatataacaaaacgcacgagcagagtcatgagtaaacatatgcataaaatcattatcatagactcaaatataagtaaatgaccaaacttgaaattcgaaatgataatcataccaaattctttcaaaagtcgtccgaattacataaaagaaagtcgcgggacccacggacggttattgacccgagtcgggcccgcctatggaaaacatactcattatacatcatgccaactcctataaaaatattggagcaatccgagcctttatgcaaaagatatggcatttcgtagttacgaaattctttaaaacgactatttttgtacaaagtttggaaatcaattctttcaaaaacataaaggttcatatttcatcacatcatacataagaatgccaagaaatagaTATAAGGATCATAgagtgctcggatttcgaatctcagaattttcctcaaggctcataacctagcctattgaaaactaaggcatgccaaaagaaagaagggttgcgctttacatacctgtcagcgactattcgtgaattcttttcgcctcgtcgcccttttagcctatttatataaaagagtaacattatcgttagtaactatactttctagttcgtaaatccgtaggccgtcacttatagaacttattccttaacttatactttctcgttaagggttttttTCATTATTAAAGATTTaacgaaaatcgagcagcatttcctctatatgttcgcctaacccgaatttccaattattctcctgttaacacaaaaataccaacaacagagatatacgtaataaattctcacaattcagcccatagcaattctaacaacccaacaatctcTCTTaacccatttcaacccacaatttcctataacatcgatttcatgcattttctaaattccaatttcgtccaatccaattctaataattctattccaacactattaacacaattacaccataaaataagaaaatcttaccaaatttttctcgggagaatttctacactcaattgctccaattttacaatttcttcttccccaacttaatatccaatgttgctatcatctccttgaacttgtattgcacttgaaacttgatcaaaatattcaacaatgcaaatttttcttcaacaccatggctgCCTCCCTCAAACGTTTGGGGCATCTtatgattcaattttttttttttttttaaaaaacaatttttCAAAGCTAAGGCTGGCCGTGTATGGCTGctcatcattttttttcttcaacatAATTCTTTTGTGAAGATGAATTTCAAAGCCATGGTCGTATGGCTGCCCACATTCTTCAATAAAATTCTTTTGGTCTTGGTTTATTCTTATTTACTTGCTATATGAATTGTCCAAGTGACTTTGTGTTGGAATTCACGTATGCATCACCCCTAGGCAGCATATTTGTACTCTTTGAAGAGCAATTTAGTCTCTTTTGATGCCACCTATTAAGTATGTGGTCCCTCCCATTAAATGGCTGCCACCTCATGATTCCatgtaagtttttttttgtaaGTGGCAATTATCCATCTTATTCAATTAATACcacaattaatttcttgatctcaattcaatttaataacaattattttaatatacttcatatactcattgccatgattatgtgacatagcaccagtccatagtcccttttggtacacataaaatattatttttaatcatcgtcgtcacactcttccatcttaaatcatttcgagACTTCATcctcgtatacaccgagttctttattttcatgcttgaatatgaccaaatcctttggctcgggtaaatttgctaatattggatggttcaatttcctagtccaaaaatacgggctATTATAGCTTtgaccgtatttcatcaaataaatttcgaacctcgacaaaacttactttcttagatttgtttaacttcaaatatttataacacatctgtaccattacaagcttgggaggataacctcattttcgttactaatatcatttaactcgcacgctttccaacgcatgaaaatacgagatgtaacatccttcccccctttagaacattcgtcctcgaatgttaaactagtcctgcgctcccaatacttctttaaatgttcttttattggattatgctctttcacccttgttgtatatcaaatgctaacttctaacttactcgaaatcctatcgaatttgtcttaatagtggtcttgtcttatcatcgtttcgtcgcactacatctttaagtccataactatatgtttcccttttattctatactcatactcaattaattacgtctgtcttgggtgcttcctttagtattcctttcatttctccagtctacgttcatcttttattttgtgcacgaggaatctcatgctattcccgtatctttcagaaaacataacttctacataagccctttctcattttcaaatcatattctatttatctctttttattcttatcacaccagtcatttctggtatttgttctgtcttgttgctcatcttccgttggttcggtctttcacaattccatctccaattagttgattaaaactaataaaaatgtcaccatgaagcattctccaactaccaccagaagaaaaaccagaatccgacaagcaccacaggacttctagtgcttgattcacatagtttacctccatatttattcatatatatatatatatatatattttttttttttgagtcgtaagcgaatcattcaattcccaactgcctgttatacatttagtattcttcaaatgaatcgaaacttaatcgttggacatttttgcctttcacataagcttttctgaagcaacatgtggttggaacatattctgatTCATTTAGATAAATTAGgaatttgctactcatatatgctttctcggaataaaatttcccaatcaaggataatgcttcttacgaatgccatggagggtacctcttaactttaatccaacataacaga
Above is a genomic segment from Lycium barbarum isolate Lr01 chromosome 12, ASM1917538v2, whole genome shotgun sequence containing:
- the LOC132624460 gene encoding uncharacterized protein LOC132624460; the protein is MNHASWKIMLLIIFFHVQHTSADLVDVVCKTTQNYKLCAESLRSDPRSLNADAKGLALIMIQLALYKTTRNIVYIERQMIELNKLDDLTSQQCLQVCYKKYNFIVNYFILNAIKDLYLNRYRDATFAIALSGRNISSCADTCVNSPFFNLANRSNEYAYFVQVVADKVVDTTAENATGSGATTVASSNRTIIIPAMAATKKPEKFSGIDFKR
- the LOC132624461 gene encoding uncharacterized protein LOC132624461 yields the protein MFFYLTTLSLQKIITEEVPVLPEETPDNERFIVTEAWNHSDFLCKNYILNGLDDGLYNVYSGCKMSKELWNALDRKYKTEDAGLKKFVAAKFLEFKMVDNKSIMSQVQELQVITHDLLVEGMVVNGAFQVAAFIEKLPPLWKDFKNYLKHKRKEMTLEDLIVQLRIEEDNRSAEKKANGKQAIMGANIVEIAPTNSKKRKRGFWREEVLGGNSVVQAVVVDSWSFSDSFSLNR